In a genomic window of Pontibacter liquoris:
- the bglX gene encoding beta-glucosidase BglX gives MKRTILTAFVLAYCLASCQTQKEAPEQTQAQTQNQTPQQAQQQPTSADPEMTRFIDELMSKMTLDEKIGQLNLLAVGFDVTGPVVSQNVDENIRKGNVGGVFNTYTPVAARKLQEFAVNNTRLKIPLIFGYDVIHGHRTIFPIPLGLSTSWDMAAVESSARIAAEEASADGLNWVYSPMVDIARDPRWGRIAEGAGEDPYLGSEVAKAMVHGYQGQDLAASNTVMACVKHFALYGAGEAGRDYNSVDMSLNRMFNEYLPPYKAAIDAGVGSVMSSFNDINGVPATANKWLMTDLLRGKWGFDGFVVTDYTAINELMAHGLGDEATVGALALKAGIDMDMVGEVFLKHLPQLIQEGKVTEEDVNKACRRILEAKYKLGLFEDPYRYTDENRAKATLMKPEYRQAARQIAAKGMVLLKNEKQTLPLKKSGTIALIGPLAKNQRDMIGNWSGAGDWKQAVSLEQGIRNVAGNNVKIVYAKGANFTDDQQMIARLNAHGGELDIDKRSATAMIDEAVKAAQKADVIVAAVGESQGMTGEAASRSDIGLPGQQLALLKALKKTGKPLVIVLMNGRPLTLTWEDQNASAMLETWFAGTEAGNAIADVLFGNYNPSGKLTTTFPQVVGQIPLFYNHKSTGRPFAGDPLDKYKSRYMDVSNDPLYPFGYGLSYTSFSYAAPQLSKTAINPSETLQVSVVVRNTGNYDGEEVVQLYVQDVVGSITRPVKELKGFQKIALKKGETKTITFNISPDDLKFYNNDLEYVLEPGDFKVFVGTNSRDVKEAAFKVVE, from the coding sequence ATGAAGCGAACCATACTTACAGCTTTCGTTTTGGCCTACTGCCTGGCAAGTTGCCAGACGCAGAAAGAAGCCCCGGAGCAGACACAAGCACAAACGCAAAACCAGACGCCGCAGCAAGCCCAGCAACAGCCTACGTCCGCTGATCCTGAAATGACACGGTTTATAGATGAGCTGATGTCCAAAATGACGCTGGACGAGAAGATCGGGCAGCTGAACCTGCTGGCAGTTGGCTTTGATGTAACAGGACCGGTTGTAAGCCAAAACGTGGATGAGAACATCCGCAAGGGCAACGTGGGCGGGGTATTTAATACCTATACGCCAGTGGCTGCCCGTAAACTGCAGGAGTTTGCAGTAAACAACACGCGCCTTAAAATTCCGCTTATTTTCGGCTACGACGTCATTCACGGGCACCGCACCATATTCCCGATCCCTTTGGGGCTATCCACCAGCTGGGATATGGCCGCGGTGGAGAGCAGTGCCCGCATTGCCGCCGAAGAAGCGAGCGCCGATGGTCTGAACTGGGTCTACTCGCCTATGGTGGATATAGCCCGGGATCCGCGTTGGGGCCGCATTGCCGAAGGCGCCGGGGAAGATCCTTACCTGGGTTCGGAAGTGGCCAAAGCGATGGTGCATGGCTACCAGGGCCAGGACCTGGCTGCCAGCAATACAGTGATGGCCTGCGTGAAACACTTTGCCCTGTATGGTGCGGGCGAAGCCGGTCGTGATTACAACAGCGTGGACATGAGCCTTAACCGCATGTTCAACGAGTACCTGCCTCCTTACAAAGCGGCCATCGATGCCGGCGTGGGCAGTGTGATGTCTTCGTTTAACGACATAAACGGCGTACCGGCTACGGCAAACAAATGGCTGATGACGGACCTGCTGCGCGGCAAGTGGGGCTTCGATGGGTTTGTGGTAACAGATTATACGGCGATAAATGAGCTGATGGCCCACGGCCTGGGAGATGAAGCGACCGTAGGCGCGCTTGCCCTGAAAGCCGGCATCGACATGGACATGGTAGGCGAGGTGTTCCTCAAGCATTTGCCGCAGCTCATTCAAGAAGGCAAGGTTACGGAGGAGGATGTAAACAAAGCCTGCCGCCGCATTCTGGAGGCCAAGTATAAACTGGGCTTGTTTGAAGATCCGTACCGGTATACGGATGAGAACCGCGCCAAAGCAACCCTGATGAAGCCCGAGTACCGGCAGGCAGCCCGCCAGATCGCTGCTAAAGGTATGGTCCTGCTCAAAAACGAAAAGCAGACACTGCCGCTCAAAAAGTCCGGAACCATTGCCCTGATTGGCCCGCTGGCAAAAAACCAGCGCGATATGATCGGTAACTGGAGTGGCGCCGGCGACTGGAAACAGGCCGTGTCGCTGGAGCAGGGTATCCGGAATGTGGCAGGCAATAATGTCAAGATTGTGTATGCCAAAGGCGCTAATTTTACAGATGATCAGCAAATGATCGCGCGCCTGAATGCCCATGGCGGTGAACTCGACATCGACAAGCGATCTGCCACAGCCATGATCGATGAAGCTGTGAAAGCCGCTCAAAAAGCCGATGTGATCGTAGCAGCAGTAGGAGAGTCGCAGGGCATGACGGGAGAAGCAGCCAGCCGCTCTGATATTGGTCTGCCGGGCCAGCAACTGGCCCTGCTCAAAGCGCTGAAGAAAACAGGGAAGCCGCTTGTGATCGTGCTCATGAACGGCCGCCCGCTCACACTTACCTGGGAAGATCAGAATGCCAGCGCCATGCTGGAAACCTGGTTTGCCGGTACCGAAGCAGGCAATGCCATTGCCGACGTGCTGTTTGGCAACTACAATCCTTCGGGCAAGCTTACTACAACATTCCCGCAGGTGGTGGGGCAGATACCACTCTTTTACAACCACAAAAGCACAGGCCGCCCCTTTGCCGGCGACCCGCTCGACAAGTATAAATCCCGCTACATGGATGTGTCCAATGATCCGCTATATCCCTTTGGCTATGGGCTGAGCTATACTTCCTTCAGTTATGCTGCGCCCCAACTCAGCAAAACTGCCATTAACCCTTCCGAAACGCTGCAGGTGAGTGTGGTCGTGAGGAACACCGGTAACTACGATGGCGAAGAAGTGGTGCAGCTGTATGTGCAGGATGTGGTAGGCTCCATCACACGCCCGGTTAAAGAACTGAAAGGCTTTCAGAAGATCGCACTAAAGAAAGGGGAAACCAAAACCATTACGTTCAATATCTCGCCGGATGATCTGAAGTTCTATAACAATGACTTAGAGTATGTGCTGGAGCCCGGCGATTTTAAAGTGTTTGTAGGCACCAACTCCCGCGATGTAAAGGAAGCCGCCTTTAAAGTAGTGGAGTAA
- a CDS encoding thioredoxin family protein gives MKNNRNMKKRSTFLSLLMGVLLLTFSNTYAAGTGDEAPATWTHTYAEASKLSKETHKPIMMVFAGSDWCKPCIMLRKEVWDTEAFKAYAKDNLVLLELDFPRFKKNQLPAEQMKQNEELAAKYDKEGIFPLVVLTDADGKVLAKTGYQPGGAEKYVTHLQSLLK, from the coding sequence ATGAAAAACAACCGAAACATGAAAAAACGATCCACTTTTCTTTCCCTGCTGATGGGAGTATTGCTGTTAACTTTTAGCAACACCTACGCTGCCGGCACCGGCGACGAGGCACCTGCCACCTGGACGCATACGTATGCCGAGGCATCTAAACTGTCTAAAGAAACGCACAAGCCAATTATGATGGTGTTTGCTGGTTCAGACTGGTGCAAGCCCTGCATTATGCTCCGGAAAGAAGTATGGGATACGGAAGCCTTTAAGGCCTATGCCAAAGATAACCTGGTGTTGCTGGAGCTCGATTTTCCGCGATTCAAGAAAAACCAATTGCCGGCAGAGCAGATGAAGCAGAACGAAGAACTGGCGGCCAAATACGATAAGGAAGGTATTTTTCCGCTGGTGGTATTAACCGATGCTGATGGTAAGGTACTGGCTAAAACCGGCTACCAGCCAGGCGGCGCTGAAAAGTATGTTACGCACCTGCAGTCGCTTTTGAAGTAA